The following coding sequences lie in one Glycine soja cultivar W05 chromosome 16, ASM419377v2, whole genome shotgun sequence genomic window:
- the LOC114391004 gene encoding protein unc-13 homolog isoform X2 translates to MESVVLPLELIQLFRSSDFPSQQEYEAWLRRNLKVLEAGLLLHPHLPLDKSDPSAQSLRRIIRGAFEKPMDIGKNGESMQTFRTVVMSLSCRSSDGSICETCHWADGFPLNLWIYQTLLEACFDLHAESSVIEEVDEVLELIKKTWVMLGINEMLHNICFSWVLFHQYLVTGQVENDLLFASSNLLAEVGKDTGGSKDPIYTKILRNTLSLILSWAEKRLLAYHHTFHNGNIESMESVISLAVLSAKILEDISHDYNRKKIDDVDYTRVDNYIRSSLRTVFIQKLEKLDLCKHPSRKQNKAFPILSVLARDIIELAINEKAIFSPKLKRWHPLATGVAVATLHVCYGNELKKYVKGINELTPDAIEVLIAADKLEKDLVQIAVEDSVDSEDGGKSIIREMQPYEAEAVIATLVKSWINIRVDRLGEWVDRNLRQEVWNPGANKEGFASSAVEVLRMIDDTLEAFFLLPIPMHADLLPGLMSGLDKSLQQYILKAKSGCGSHSSFIPTLPALTRCSTRSKNGVFRKNEKSQVTQRRKAHVGTTNGDNSVDKTQMCVCINTMQRIRMELGVLEKRIVANLSSSRSTNEDIANGVSLKFKLSTSAAVEGIHQLCKCVAYKIVFHDLWHVLWDGLYVGEVASARIEPFLQELEQYLEIASSTVHDKVRTRVIIEVMQASFDGFLLVLLAGGPSRAFSLQDSVIIEEDFKFLTGLFWSNGDGLPAELIEKHSTTVKGVLPLFHADTEHIIQQFSQLTMEMYGSTAKSRLPLPPTADQWSPTEPNTLLRVLCNRNDEAAAKFLKKNYNLPKKF, encoded by the exons ATGGAGTCAGTGGTTCTTCCACTAGAGCTTATACAACTGTTCAGGAGTTCAGATTTTCCAAGTCAACAAGAGTATGAAGCTTGGTTGAGAAGAAATTTGAAGGTTCTTGAAGCAGGACTCCTCTTGCATCCTCATCTTCCCTTAGATAAATCAGACCCTTCTGCACAGAGTCTACGGCGCATAATCCGCGGAGCATTTGAGAAACCCATGGATATTGGAAAGAATGGTGAATCAATGCAAACCTTTCGAACTGTTGTTATGTCTCTTTCTTGCAGATCATCTGATGGGTCTATCTGTGAGACATGCCATTGGGCTGATGGTTTTCCACTGAACCTCTGGATCTACCAAACTCTTTTAGAAGCTTGTTTTGATCTTCATGCAGAATCTTCTGTGATAGAAGAGGTTGATGAGGTCTTAGAACTCATTAAGAAGACCTGGGTTATGCTTGGAATTAATGAGATGCTACATAATATTTGTTTCTCATGGGTCTTATTTCATCAGTATCTTGTCACTGGCCAAGTGGAGAATGATCTTCTGTTTGCATCCAGTAATCTATTGGCAGAAGTTGGGAAAGATACTGGAGGCTCAAAAGATCCTATTTACACAAAAATCTTGAGGAATACATTGAGTTTGATACTAAGTTGGGCAGAGAAAAGGCTCCTTGCATACCATCATACTTTTCATAATGGTAATATTGAATCAATGGAAAGTGTTATTTCTCTCGCAGTGTTATCAGCAAAGATATTAGAAGATATCTCTCATGACTACAATCGGAAGAAGATAGATGATGTGGACTACACTAGAgttgataattatattagatCATCTTTGCGTACTGTTTTCATTCAG AAATTGGAGAAACTAGACCTCTGCAAGCATCCATCTAGAAAACAGAATAAAGCCTTTCCCATTCTTTCTGTCCTTGCACGAGATATTATTGAACTGGCTATCAACGAGAAAGCAATATTTAGTCCCAAATTGAAGAGATGGCATCCACTTGCTACTGGTGTTGCTGTTGCTACCCTCCATGTGTGTTATGGAAATGAGTTGAAGAAGTATGTTAAGGGTATTAATGAGTTGACACCCGATGCTATAGAAGTGCTGATAGCTGCAGACAAATTGGAGAAAGATCTGGTGCAGATAGCAGTGGAAGATTCTGTTGACAgtgaagatggtggaaaatccATTATAAGGGAGATGCAACCTTACGAGGCTGAAGCTGTAATTGCTACCCTGGTTAAGTCATGGATAAATATCAGAGTAGATAGATTGGGGGAATGGGTTGACAGAAATCTGCGACAAGAG GTATGGAAtcctggggcaaataaagagggtttTGCTTCTTCTGCTGTTGAAGTTCTACGAATGATAGATGACACTCTGGAGGCTTTCTTTCTGTTGCCTATACCCATGCATGCAGATTTGCTTCCTGGATTGATGTCTGGTCTCGACAAATCTCTCCAACAGTACATTTTGAAAGCCAAATCTGGCTGTG GTAGCCATAGTAGCTTCATCCCAACTTTGCCTGCATTGACTAGGTGTTCAACAAGATCAAAAAATGGTGTTTTTAGGAAAAATGAAAAGTCACAAGTGACTCAGAGGAGGAAAGCCCATGTTGGAACCACTAATGGAGACAATTCAGTTGATAAAACCCAGATGTGTGTTTGCATCAATACTATGCAGCGCATTCGCATGGAGTTAGGGGTTTTGGAAAAAAGGATAGTTGCCAATCTCAGCAGTTCTAGATCCACTAATGAGGATATAGCAAATGGGGTGAGCTTGAAGTTCAAGCTTTCCACATCTGCTGCTGTGGAAGGCATCCATCAACTCTGCAAGTGTGTAGCATACAAAATCGTTTTCCATGATCTCTGGCATGTTCTTTGGGATGGCCTATATGTCGGAGAAGTTGCATCTGCCAGGATTGAGCCTTTTCTTCAGGAGCTGGAGCAGTACTTGGAGATCGCATCATCTACAGTGCACGATAAAGTTAGAACACGTGTAATTATTGAAGTAATGCAGGCTTCTTTCGATGGGTTTCTGTTGGTTTTGTTAGCCGGAGGTCCATCACGTGCTTTCTCTCTGCAAGATTCTGTTATCATAGAGGAAGATTTCAAGTTTCTGACTGGCTTGTTCTGGTCCAATGGAGATGGATTGCCGGCCGAATTGATAGAAAAGCATTCTACCACTGTCAAAGGTGTACTTCCCTTGTTTCATGCAGATACCGAGCACATAATTCAGCAGTTCAGTCAACTTACTATGGAAATGTACGGCTCTACAGCCAAATCCCGGCTTCCATTGCCTCCAACAGCAGATCAATGGAGCCCAACAGAGCCGAACACACTTTTGCGAGTCTTGTGTAATAGGAATGATGAGGCAGCTGCCAAGTTCCTTAAGAAGAATTACAACTTACCTAAGAAGTTCTAA
- the LOC114390706 gene encoding dolichyl-diphosphooligosaccharide--protein glycosyltransferase subunit STT3A-like, with protein sequence MAASEALNGTTTTSIRHAFGNVLAFFILLMIGVLAFSIRLFSVIKYESVIHEFDPYFNYRVTQFLTKNGIYDFWNWFDDRTWYPLGRVIGGTVYPGLTLTAGTLWRILNSINIPLSVETVCVFTAPIFSAFASWATYLLTKEVKGVGAGLTAAVLLAMVPSYISRSVAGSYDNEAVAIFALIFTFYLYIKTLNTGSLFYATLNSIAYFYMVCSWGGYTFIINLIPMHVLLCIVTGRYSSRLYIAYAPLVVLGTLLAALVPVVGFNAVMTSEHFASFLVFIIIHVVALVHYIKGILSPKMFKVAVALVVSVGLAVCCAMVAVLIALVASSPTKGWSGRSLSLLDPTYASKYIPIIASVSEHQPPTWPSYFMDINVLAFLVPAGIIACFSPLSDASSFVILYIVTSVYFSGVMVRLMLVLAPAACILSGIALSQAFDVFTRSIKLQLPSLSGHSHVDAGETSSESVVPNDLAKTDKSEDTSKDRTSKKSKKKEKEHVEKPPSKSLIKKRLLVLPLETSIIAIILLVLLGAFYVVHSVWAAAEAYSAPSIVLTSHSHDGIHVFDDFREAYAWLSHNTEIDDKVASWWDYGYQTTAMANRTVIVDNNTWNNTHIATVGTAMSSPEKAAWEIFHSLDVKYVLVVFGGLVGYPSDDINKFLWMVRIGGGVFPHIKEPDYLRDGQYRIDSMATPTMLNSLMYKLSYYRFVETDGKAFDRVRQTEIGKKHFKLTHFEEVFTTHHWMVRIYKLKPPKNRIRGKIKKSKFKASSKSASKRKGLKRNPF encoded by the exons ATGGCGGCCTCCGAGGCTCTCAACGGCACAACCACCACCTCCATCAGGCACGCGTTCGGCAACGTCCTCGCGTTCTTCATACTTCTCATGATCGGCGTTCTCGCCTTCTCGATCCGTCTCTTCTCC GTTATAAAGTATGAGAGTGTTATTCACGAGTTTGATCCTTATTTCAACTATAGAGTCACTCAG TTTTTGACAAAGAATGGGATATATGATTTCTGGAACTGGTTTGATGATCGAACTTG GTATCCCCTTGGTCGTGTAATTGGTGGGACTGTCTATCCTGGTTTGACCTTGACAGCAGGCACCTTATGGCG GATACTGAATTCCATTAACATACCTCTCTCAGTTGAAACTGTTTGTGTGTTTACTGCACCTATATTCTCTGCCTTTGCTTCATGGGCAACTTATCTTCTGACAAAG GAGGTTAAGGGTGTGGGGGCTGGCTTGACAGCAGCAGTTCTTCTGGCTATG GTCCCTTCGTATATATCTCGATCAGTGGCTGGCAGCTACGACAACGAAGCTGTTGCTATATTTGCTTTGATATTCACTTTCTACCTCTATATTAAG ACGCTCAATACAGGGTCCCTCTTTTATGCCACTTTGAATTCCATAGCATACTTTTACATG GTTTGCTCATGGGGAGGGTACACTTTTATCATTAATCTTATTCCAATGCATGTTCTCTTGTGCATAGTAACTGGTCGCTATTCTTCTCGACTGTACATTGCATATGCACCTCTT GTTGTATTGGGAACATTATTGGCTGCCTTGGTGCCAGTGGTTGGGTTTAATGCTGTAATGACATCAGAGCATTTTGCATCATTTCTG GTTTTCATTATCATCCATGTAGTGGCTCTTGTGCACTATATCAAAGGAATTCTTTCACCAAAAATGTTCAAAGTAGCTGTGGCACTAGTTGTTTCTGTTGGCCT GGCAGTGTGTTGCGCAATGGTGGCAGTACTTATAGCATTGGTAGCTTCAAGCCCAACAAAAGGATGGAGTGGAAGAAGTTTAAGTCTGCTTGATCC TACTTATGCAAGCAAGTATATACCGATCATTGCTAGTGTTAGTGAGCATCAGCCACCTACTTGGCCTTCATACTTTATGGATATCAATGTCTTGGCATTCCTGGTTCCAGCTGGCATTATT GCATGCTTTTCTCCCCTATCTGATGCAAGCTCCTTTGTGATACTTTATATTGTTACGTCAGTATACTTTTCTGGAGTCATG GTTCGCTTGATGCTCGTACTTGCTCCAGCTGCATGTATTTTGTCTGGGATTGCTCTTTCTCAGGCTTTTGATGTTTTCACAAGATCTATTAAGTTGCAGTTGCCCAGCCTATCAGGTCATTCTCACGTTGAT GCAGGGGAAACCAGTTCTGAAAGTGTTGTGCCAAATGATTTGGCGAAGACTGATAAAAGTGAGGACACATCAAAGGACCGGACCTCAAAGAAGAGtaagaagaaggaaaaggaaCATGTGGAAAAGCCTCCGAGCAAGTCACTAATTAAGAAAAGGCTTTTGGTTTTACCTCTGGAAACATCCATCATTGCTATTATCTTGCTTGTGTTGCTAGGTGCCTTCTATGTG GTTCACAGTGTATGGGCAGCAGCAGAAGCATATTCAGCCCCTTCTATTGTTCTAACATCGCATTCACATGATGGAATTCATGTATTTGATGATTTTAGAGAGGCTTATGCGTGGCTAAGTCATAATACAGAAATAGATGATAAA GTGGCATCTTGGTGGGACTATGGATACCAAACAACTGCCATGGCTAACCGAACTGTCATTGTTGACAATAATACCTGGAATAACACACATATTGCTACTGTTGGTACTGCCATGTCTTCCCCAGAGAAGGCAGCTTGGGAAATTTTCCACTCATTGGATGTCAAATATGTTCTTGTTGTCTTTGGAG GACTGGTTGGCTATCCCAGTGATGATATCAATAAGTTCCTGTGGATGGTTCGTATTGGAGGGGGTGTATTCCCTCACATAAAGGAACCAGATTATTTA aggGACGGTCAATATCGGATTGATTCCATGGCCACACCAACAATGCTAAACTCCCTCATGTATAAACTTTCATATTACAG ATTTGTGGAGACAGATGGTAAGGCTTTTGACAGAGTGAGGCAGACAGAAATTGGGAAGAAACATTTCAAACTTACGCATTTTGAAGAG GTGTTCACAACTCACCATTGGATGGTTCGGATTTACAAGTTGAAACCACCAAAGAACAGGATTCGaggaaagattaaaaaatcaaaattt AAAGCAAGCTCAAAATCTGCCTCGAAAAGAAAAGGATTAAAAAGGAACCccttttag
- the LOC114391004 gene encoding protein unc-13 homolog isoform X1 translates to MSTKRHNQSAAMPVHPIEDLPGAPFGDAASNFAESELRETAYEILVGACRSSGPKPLTFISQSERGDRDRAAPAPSLHRSLTSTAASKVKKALGLKTTSSSRGSSKRAATTGELVRVQMRISEQSDTRIRRALLRIAAGQLGRRMESVVLPLELIQLFRSSDFPSQQEYEAWLRRNLKVLEAGLLLHPHLPLDKSDPSAQSLRRIIRGAFEKPMDIGKNGESMQTFRTVVMSLSCRSSDGSICETCHWADGFPLNLWIYQTLLEACFDLHAESSVIEEVDEVLELIKKTWVMLGINEMLHNICFSWVLFHQYLVTGQVENDLLFASSNLLAEVGKDTGGSKDPIYTKILRNTLSLILSWAEKRLLAYHHTFHNGNIESMESVISLAVLSAKILEDISHDYNRKKIDDVDYTRVDNYIRSSLRTVFIQKLEKLDLCKHPSRKQNKAFPILSVLARDIIELAINEKAIFSPKLKRWHPLATGVAVATLHVCYGNELKKYVKGINELTPDAIEVLIAADKLEKDLVQIAVEDSVDSEDGGKSIIREMQPYEAEAVIATLVKSWINIRVDRLGEWVDRNLRQEVWNPGANKEGFASSAVEVLRMIDDTLEAFFLLPIPMHADLLPGLMSGLDKSLQQYILKAKSGCGSHSSFIPTLPALTRCSTRSKNGVFRKNEKSQVTQRRKAHVGTTNGDNSVDKTQMCVCINTMQRIRMELGVLEKRIVANLSSSRSTNEDIANGVSLKFKLSTSAAVEGIHQLCKCVAYKIVFHDLWHVLWDGLYVGEVASARIEPFLQELEQYLEIASSTVHDKVRTRVIIEVMQASFDGFLLVLLAGGPSRAFSLQDSVIIEEDFKFLTGLFWSNGDGLPAELIEKHSTTVKGVLPLFHADTEHIIQQFSQLTMEMYGSTAKSRLPLPPTADQWSPTEPNTLLRVLCNRNDEAAAKFLKKNYNLPKKF, encoded by the exons ATGTCCACAAAGAGGCACAATCAAAGCGCCGCCATGCCGGTGCACCCCATTGAGGATCTTCCCGGAGCTCCGTTCGGCGACGCGGCTTCGAATTTCGCCGAATCGGAGCTCCGGGAGACGGCCTACGAGATCCTCGTCGGGGCGTGCCGGAGTTCGGGGCCGAAGCCGCTAACTTTCATATCGCAGTCGGAGAGGGGGGATCGGGATAGAGCGGCGCCGGCGCCGTCGTTGCACCGGTCGCTGACTTCGACGGCGGCGAGTAAGGTGAAGAAGGCGCTGGGGCTCAAAACGACGTCGTCGTCGAGGGGGAGTAGCAAGCGCGCGGCGACGACGGGGGAGTTGGTGAGAGTGCAGATGAGGATTTCAGAGCAGAGTGATACCAGAATTAGAAGAGCATTGCTCAGAATTGCTGCAGGCCAG CTTGGAAGACGCATGGAGTCAGTGGTTCTTCCACTAGAGCTTATACAACTGTTCAGGAGTTCAGATTTTCCAAGTCAACAAGAGTATGAAGCTTGGTTGAGAAGAAATTTGAAGGTTCTTGAAGCAGGACTCCTCTTGCATCCTCATCTTCCCTTAGATAAATCAGACCCTTCTGCACAGAGTCTACGGCGCATAATCCGCGGAGCATTTGAGAAACCCATGGATATTGGAAAGAATGGTGAATCAATGCAAACCTTTCGAACTGTTGTTATGTCTCTTTCTTGCAGATCATCTGATGGGTCTATCTGTGAGACATGCCATTGGGCTGATGGTTTTCCACTGAACCTCTGGATCTACCAAACTCTTTTAGAAGCTTGTTTTGATCTTCATGCAGAATCTTCTGTGATAGAAGAGGTTGATGAGGTCTTAGAACTCATTAAGAAGACCTGGGTTATGCTTGGAATTAATGAGATGCTACATAATATTTGTTTCTCATGGGTCTTATTTCATCAGTATCTTGTCACTGGCCAAGTGGAGAATGATCTTCTGTTTGCATCCAGTAATCTATTGGCAGAAGTTGGGAAAGATACTGGAGGCTCAAAAGATCCTATTTACACAAAAATCTTGAGGAATACATTGAGTTTGATACTAAGTTGGGCAGAGAAAAGGCTCCTTGCATACCATCATACTTTTCATAATGGTAATATTGAATCAATGGAAAGTGTTATTTCTCTCGCAGTGTTATCAGCAAAGATATTAGAAGATATCTCTCATGACTACAATCGGAAGAAGATAGATGATGTGGACTACACTAGAgttgataattatattagatCATCTTTGCGTACTGTTTTCATTCAG AAATTGGAGAAACTAGACCTCTGCAAGCATCCATCTAGAAAACAGAATAAAGCCTTTCCCATTCTTTCTGTCCTTGCACGAGATATTATTGAACTGGCTATCAACGAGAAAGCAATATTTAGTCCCAAATTGAAGAGATGGCATCCACTTGCTACTGGTGTTGCTGTTGCTACCCTCCATGTGTGTTATGGAAATGAGTTGAAGAAGTATGTTAAGGGTATTAATGAGTTGACACCCGATGCTATAGAAGTGCTGATAGCTGCAGACAAATTGGAGAAAGATCTGGTGCAGATAGCAGTGGAAGATTCTGTTGACAgtgaagatggtggaaaatccATTATAAGGGAGATGCAACCTTACGAGGCTGAAGCTGTAATTGCTACCCTGGTTAAGTCATGGATAAATATCAGAGTAGATAGATTGGGGGAATGGGTTGACAGAAATCTGCGACAAGAG GTATGGAAtcctggggcaaataaagagggtttTGCTTCTTCTGCTGTTGAAGTTCTACGAATGATAGATGACACTCTGGAGGCTTTCTTTCTGTTGCCTATACCCATGCATGCAGATTTGCTTCCTGGATTGATGTCTGGTCTCGACAAATCTCTCCAACAGTACATTTTGAAAGCCAAATCTGGCTGTG GTAGCCATAGTAGCTTCATCCCAACTTTGCCTGCATTGACTAGGTGTTCAACAAGATCAAAAAATGGTGTTTTTAGGAAAAATGAAAAGTCACAAGTGACTCAGAGGAGGAAAGCCCATGTTGGAACCACTAATGGAGACAATTCAGTTGATAAAACCCAGATGTGTGTTTGCATCAATACTATGCAGCGCATTCGCATGGAGTTAGGGGTTTTGGAAAAAAGGATAGTTGCCAATCTCAGCAGTTCTAGATCCACTAATGAGGATATAGCAAATGGGGTGAGCTTGAAGTTCAAGCTTTCCACATCTGCTGCTGTGGAAGGCATCCATCAACTCTGCAAGTGTGTAGCATACAAAATCGTTTTCCATGATCTCTGGCATGTTCTTTGGGATGGCCTATATGTCGGAGAAGTTGCATCTGCCAGGATTGAGCCTTTTCTTCAGGAGCTGGAGCAGTACTTGGAGATCGCATCATCTACAGTGCACGATAAAGTTAGAACACGTGTAATTATTGAAGTAATGCAGGCTTCTTTCGATGGGTTTCTGTTGGTTTTGTTAGCCGGAGGTCCATCACGTGCTTTCTCTCTGCAAGATTCTGTTATCATAGAGGAAGATTTCAAGTTTCTGACTGGCTTGTTCTGGTCCAATGGAGATGGATTGCCGGCCGAATTGATAGAAAAGCATTCTACCACTGTCAAAGGTGTACTTCCCTTGTTTCATGCAGATACCGAGCACATAATTCAGCAGTTCAGTCAACTTACTATGGAAATGTACGGCTCTACAGCCAAATCCCGGCTTCCATTGCCTCCAACAGCAGATCAATGGAGCCCAACAGAGCCGAACACACTTTTGCGAGTCTTGTGTAATAGGAATGATGAGGCAGCTGCCAAGTTCCTTAAGAAGAATTACAACTTACCTAAGAAGTTCTAA
- the LOC114389409 gene encoding uncharacterized protein LOC114389409, whose product MEMEASPSPSPSPKQVVARKLWNIVRIVFLMLRKGISKSKLAADFNLNLSFKRGKLAATKAIANTILHRSQNDDAVYPRDYEFSCSNSPALFHVIKRSTNKHRHHHHRCTTTTKFPHHDDVSTVQKVLEILNNNKVEASPLPGFGKSPIGRKLIRITDSPFPLKDEEGGDDNQVDVAAEEFIKRFYKDLNLQQKMAAIDSPYHYNLWDR is encoded by the coding sequence ATGGAAATGGaagcaagcccaagcccaagcccaagccCGAAGCAAGTAGTGGCAAGGAAGCTATGGAACATAGTACGCATCGTGTTCCTGATGTTGAGAAAGGGCATATCAAAGAGCAAACTCGCCGCTGACTTCAACTTGAACTTGTCGTTCAAACGTGGCAAGCTGGCAGCCACAAAGGCCATAGCCAACACTATCCTCCACCGCTCCCAAAACGACGACGCCGTTTACCCGCGCGACTACGAGTTCAGCTGCAGCAACAGCCCCGCGCTCTTCCACGTCATCAAGCGCAGCACCAATAAGCAccgtcaccaccaccaccgctgcaccaccaccaccaagtTCCCCCACCACGACGACGTTTCGACCGTACAGAAAGTGCTCGAAATACTCAACAATAACAAGGTTGAGGCTTCTCCGTTACCCGGGTTCGGAAAAAGTCCAATTGGGAGAAAACTGATCAGAATCACAGACTCGCCCTTTCCTTTGAAGGACGAAGAAGGTGGAGACGATAACCAAGTTGACGTGGCGGCTGAGGAGTTCATTAAAAGGTTCTATAAGGACCTCAACTTGCAGCAGAAGATGGCTGCTATTGACTCACCCTACCATTATAACTTGTGGGAcagatga